The DNA region TTTCTCACTAAAAATCCTTTTTTTTCAAGTGACTTTATAGACCTTGCAGTTGCTGCTTTATCAATTAATAGCATTGATGATAGCTCCTCTTGATTAATTCCTTCATTGTCATATAAATTCAGTAAAAAGATACATTCTGAAAAACTTATGTCTATGCTCTTATAAGCAATAGTCATATAATCTTGAGATTGTCTGTTCAATATTCCAACAAGTCTTGCAAAATTTATAAGTTTCATGTTTACCTCCTTAGTTGACACGCTCAACTAAATTATAGTCATAATAGTTGAACGTGTCAACTACTCTTGTAATAATATTTGTAAAGTATTACTTATAGTATTCGTCTAAAAACTCGTTCTCGTATACAAGGCAATTTTGTAATAAGGGGCTACCGTGTACTGCAAAGTAGATGGGATTAATTAGAATTATCAGAGAGTCCATGTTATGTACTGAAAATCAGTTACCATAATACTGTATTTGCCTTCTATGGTAAGTATAAAGAAAAAAGGCATTGCTGCCTTTTTTAGTTGATGAACAATATTTGAAAATTATGAATTAATATTTTTATGTTCAACATATTCAACTATAGTGCCATCTAAATGTTTTACAGTTAAATTCATTCCTGTTGGAACTTTCTTTAAGTCTCTAACGATTACAGCATCATTCTTTAATAAGAATTCTCTAAATTCAATGACAGAATCTACTAGAAAAGTTGCCTTTGTATCCTTAAAAGGTTTTAAAGCTTCATGATTACCGCCTAAAATTAAAATATTTCCTATTTGTGCTAATTCTAAATTCATTTCAGTATACTTAAATCTTAAATCACAATCTTGATTTAATAGTTTTTTATAAAATTCTATAGCTGTGTTTATATCATTTACATATAAACGTGTTAGTATTTTCTTTATTTCCACTGATTCACATCTCCTTTATTTATTAAATACTTCGCTTTGTTCTACCACTCCGACTCAACGGCTAAGGATATTATACTATTAAAGTTAATGTTTTGAATATTAGGTTGTTTTAAGTTTTCACATATTACATGTCAAAATTACTGGTTTTCTAATGCTACTTTGCACTTTATGTGATACTTATGCTGGTATTAGGCCATAAAGCTATAGAGCAATTAAGCCTAAAAAGAATACATTTTATAAATTAGTTAAACAGCTCCATCTTATCTAAATTTAAAATCCATTATGAACTCAAAGATTTAAATATATTTACACTATTATGGTAATAGAAGGGATTTAGTTGTAATTTCCTGTTCCATTACTACAGAGACCCCTTGTTTCGCAATTCAAAAATAGTCCGAACTAGATTCTAGGCGAATTTTCTAATAAATATCAATAACATGGTTATAACATAATTATAACTTAAAGAAGATTTATATTATACATTAAAAAATATATCTAGATAAATGTAATACAAAATATTTCATGTGAGTTTGCAAACAGTTTGAGAATATTTGCAAAAATTTAGAGACTCATTTGCAAATAGTTTGAGACTAAAAATGTACATTAATATTCATTTAAGTAATGAAAGAGTATCTGACACATTATCAAATTCTTGATAAAAATTTTCACTTGATAGCTTCTATAATAACTTTGTTATTGTATCTTTATATGGAGTACGTCAACATGGGATAATGGGAGCATTCGTGTCATGTACTGAAAAGTAAATGGATTATAATGTAAATATTATAATAAAATCCACACTAATAAATTTTAAAAATTAGTGTGGATTTATTTATACTTAGTGTTATGCTTGTACTGCGTTATTGTACATATCTATCGGAATCCTTTGATTCATATCTAAATCAGAATTTCCATATGGATTTACATGATTATAGATTAATGGAGTTAAAGCTCTAAAATCTTCTGGTGCCATCATATCGTACCATTTCTTTTCAGATAATACTTGTTGTATCATTAATGTATTTATATATACCAAACAATTTTGTACTAGATGAAGGCTTAATACTGAAAGCTCCTGATCCTCGATTCTATTTGTTGATATTTCACCACTCTTGCCGTAGAAAATAAATGAATTGGCTGAATTCCAGTTTTCAACAACATTGAGACCTTCATGTATCTCTATTCCCAATTCTTCTGAATTTAGGTATTCACAAAGGAATATAGTTTTTATAGCTTTCCCTAATTCAGCAAAGGCAAGGTATGTTGGATGCTTTAAATTATTTCTAGTAAATCGCTTTAATATCGCTACACGCCGAGATACGTGTAAAAACCGGTAATTTGATGGATATAATTTACAAACAGTAATTTTAAGTGTACTATACTTTATGTTTCAAAAAGTATACTTTTTGAAAGACCATTATAAGCATGCTTTTTATATGTCATATATATAACAAATTTATATTTGCAATGTTTCAATTAACTTGTATAGTTTTTGAAATAAATTTATAATTGTTATAAGACTATTACATAAGGAGTTTTTAAAATGAGAAGTTTTTTCTATGCACGGGTAAGTAGTAAAGATCAATCTTTAGAAAGGCAACTTGTTACAGCTAAAGAATTAGGAATAGAGAATGAATATATTTTTATTGAAAAGGCAAGTGGTAAAGATTTTAAAAGACCGGAATATCAATTAATGAAGCGCATGCTTAGGGAAGAAGATATTTTGTATATTAAATCTCTAGATCGATTGGGCAGAAATAAACAAATGATATTAGATGAATGGCGAGAACTTACAAGAGATAAAAAAATAAATATAGTTGTTTGGGACATGCCTTTATTAGATACAAGAAAATATAAGGATATGAACGGATTAGAAAATTTAATTTCTGATTTAATTTTACAACTTCTAAGTTATATGGCAGAAGATGAACGTAAAAGAATAAAAGAAAGACAGGAAGAAGGTATTAAAGCTGCTATTAAAAAAGGTGTTAAGTTAGGAAGAAGAAAAACACCAATAGATGAAAACTTTAAAACGGTTTATGCTCGATGGAAGCGAGGTGAAATAACTGCAGTAGAGGCTATGGAGCTTGTCTCAATGAAAAGTAATACTTTCTATAGAAGAGTTAAGGAATATGAAGTGATTAAATAAATATATATATGGCTAAAAAGTAATTATTTTGAAGGAAATAATTGTGATTTGTAGAATAATGTTATAAAGGTATGTAATTTTAAAAATTGTAGATTATGTCTATAATGCAAAGTGGGTGATTATTTGATATCATTGGATTTATTTGATAATGCTGATATGACGGACATTGATAGAAATATAACAAAATATGTCAATAGTAATGTAGCGTGCATTATTAGAGTTTTACTAGATTTTTTAGAAGATAATAATGGATTTACACCAGAGGATTTTTTGCCATATAATAACTTAAGAATTGATAATAGCACATGGACTGAAATGGTTTATGATCTGTATGATATTATCCGTTCAGATGTAATTAGAGAGTGGATTAAGCCTAAATATGAATATTTACTCTATGTAATACTTCAATGGTGGGATGATTGTAATGACAGTTGGGATGATCTTCTTCCAAATAAACTTGATAACAGTTTAGTAGCTAAAATTCAAGTTGAGTATGCGTTAGAAGATGAACATACCTATGTACTAAACGCAATTACTGATTTTGATGAATATTATTATATTCTTTTTGCAGACCATGATTTTTTGCCAGAGAATTTAGAACGATTAATAACAATATACTTAAGGAATCCAAAATTATTTAAAGTATTTTTTGCTGATGTAGATCTGAATGAATATCACGATTTGATGCCCAAAGATTTACAAGAGCAATTCGATGAAGTAAATTATAAGACTGTGGAACTAACTAAAAATAATCTTTCTGAGCCAAGTCTATTAAAAGATTTATTATTTTGTTGTGAAAGATTGCAGGCAAATCACTCATATAAAGAATCACCTGAAGATGATATGAATGATTTTATTAGAGATTTACTCACAGCTATGGGATACGATTTAAGAGATCAAACAAGACAAGGATCATCGCCTGGTGGTAAACAAGCAGGAGAAGTTGACCTGTTAAT from Clostridium pasteurianum BC1 includes:
- a CDS encoding VOC family protein, translated to MEIKKILTRLYVNDINTAIEFYKKLLNQDCDLRFKYTEMNLELAQIGNILILGGNHEALKPFKDTKATFLVDSVIEFREFLLKNDAVIVRDLKKVPTGMNLTVKHLDGTIVEYVEHKNINS
- a CDS encoding recombinase family protein; amino-acid sequence: MRSFFYARVSSKDQSLERQLVTAKELGIENEYIFIEKASGKDFKRPEYQLMKRMLREEDILYIKSLDRLGRNKQMILDEWRELTRDKKINIVVWDMPLLDTRKYKDMNGLENLISDLILQLLSYMAEDERKRIKERQEEGIKAAIKKGVKLGRRKTPIDENFKTVYARWKRGEITAVEAMELVSMKSNTFYRRVKEYEVIK